The Desulfohalovibrio reitneri genome contains a region encoding:
- a CDS encoding type II secretion system protein GspD codes for MPDKRIWRGLLAGLAMAVLLCGNASAQGKISNVFIDTDLRQALQDIALQAGATIIAGSEVSGLVTAELREASLREALDVVLAGTGYEVAKRSNYYLVYSPDPASPSFRDVSRSKLVRLQHVPARVALGLLSEVDRQYVRADDATNSLMITAPYGDLMRILGVIKQMDVEGMELPPDENGLASKLEFEKRLCRLSHLKTDSAMAVLPKHLKEYVTADEKNHLLMVHAPSRVAEEITRTIQEIDVPRRQVLLDARVVVLEHTDLLDLGLEWDFPSAQFGSFTDSDAYPRWPWGFQVGYTPDKSFTNSLMLSLNLLQQNEEATIVATPQVMAQNGSPAELKVATEEYFQITTGGVYERVELEKIETGTLLTILPRIGENGEITLDVSAEVSNVVARFADNLPVVTRRQAKSTVRIQDGGTTAIAGLMDTRTRKQDEGVPGLADIDLFGELFKNRSGTTETKQIAVFVTARIVPDDRNGMRRSPRDDEVIPTIGEELFIPQLKEALLTCPL; via the coding sequence GTGCCGGATAAGAGAATCTGGAGGGGGCTTCTGGCGGGCCTGGCCATGGCGGTTCTGCTCTGTGGCAACGCCTCGGCCCAGGGAAAAATCAGCAACGTCTTCATCGACACCGACCTGCGGCAGGCGCTGCAGGACATCGCCCTGCAGGCGGGCGCGACCATCATCGCCGGGTCGGAAGTCTCCGGACTGGTCACGGCGGAACTGCGCGAAGCCTCCCTGCGCGAGGCCCTGGACGTGGTCCTGGCCGGGACCGGGTACGAGGTGGCCAAGCGCAGCAACTACTACCTGGTCTATTCCCCGGACCCGGCCAGCCCCTCCTTCCGGGACGTCAGCCGCAGCAAGCTGGTCAGGCTGCAACACGTCCCGGCGCGGGTGGCCCTGGGCCTGCTCTCGGAGGTGGACCGGCAGTACGTGCGGGCGGACGACGCCACCAACTCCCTGATGATCACCGCGCCCTACGGCGACCTGATGCGAATCCTCGGCGTTATCAAGCAGATGGACGTGGAGGGCATGGAGCTGCCGCCCGACGAGAACGGCCTGGCCAGCAAGCTGGAATTTGAAAAGCGGCTCTGCCGCCTCAGCCACCTGAAGACGGACAGCGCCATGGCCGTGCTGCCCAAGCACCTCAAGGAGTACGTCACCGCGGACGAGAAGAACCACCTGCTCATGGTCCACGCGCCCAGCCGGGTGGCGGAAGAGATCACGCGCACCATCCAGGAGATCGACGTGCCGCGCAGGCAGGTGCTGCTGGACGCCCGGGTGGTGGTCCTGGAGCACACCGACCTCCTCGACCTGGGGCTGGAGTGGGACTTCCCCTCGGCCCAGTTCGGCTCCTTCACGGACAGCGACGCCTATCCCAGGTGGCCGTGGGGTTTCCAGGTGGGCTACACCCCGGACAAGTCCTTCACCAACTCGCTGATGCTCTCCCTGAACTTGCTGCAGCAGAACGAGGAGGCCACCATCGTGGCCACGCCGCAGGTCATGGCCCAGAACGGCAGCCCTGCCGAATTGAAGGTGGCCACCGAGGAATACTTCCAGATCACCACCGGCGGAGTGTACGAGCGGGTTGAGCTGGAAAAGATCGAGACCGGCACGCTGCTGACCATCCTGCCCCGCATCGGCGAGAACGGGGAGATAACCCTGGACGTCTCGGCCGAGGTGAGCAACGTGGTGGCCCGCTTCGCGGACAACCTGCCCGTGGTCACGCGCCGCCAGGCCAAAAGCACCGTGCGCATCCAGGACGGCGGCACCACTGCCATCGCCGGATTGATGGACACCCGCACCCGCAAACAGGACGAAGGGGTTCCCGGCCTGGCGGACATCGACCTCTTCGGAGAACTGTTCAAAAACCGCTCCGGCACCACCGAGACCAAGCAGATCGCCGTCTTTGTCACAGCGCGCATCGTGCCCGACGACCGCAACGGCATGCGCCGCTCCCCGCGCGACGACGAGGTCATCCCCACCATCGGCGAGGAGTTGTTCATTCCGCAACTCAAGGAGGCCCTGCTCACATGCCCCCTGTGA
- a CDS encoding CAAX prenyl protease-related protein: MIPRILPFALFMAFIGLEELLEFLAGNGTLPIGPGQLLYVYPLKALAVACLLLYFWKGYTELRFGDLLRFKHTAASLAAGVAVFLLWINMDWAILGESAGYDPTLVDDATVRGVLTGFRLFGAVLVVPVMEELFWRSFLMRYVISDDFQKVAVGTFTWPSLLIVAALFASAHHLLIAGFMAGVAYALLLYLTRSIAQCVLAHGLTNLLLGLYVLETGSWSFW; encoded by the coding sequence GTGATCCCCCGTATCCTCCCCTTCGCCCTGTTCATGGCCTTTATCGGTCTGGAAGAGCTTCTGGAGTTCCTGGCGGGAAACGGAACGCTTCCCATCGGCCCCGGACAACTCCTGTACGTCTACCCGCTGAAGGCGCTGGCGGTGGCCTGCCTGCTGTTGTATTTCTGGAAGGGGTACACCGAACTCCGCTTCGGCGACCTCCTGCGCTTCAAACACACGGCGGCCAGCCTCGCCGCTGGTGTGGCGGTGTTCCTTCTCTGGATCAACATGGACTGGGCGATTCTGGGCGAATCAGCCGGATACGACCCCACTCTGGTCGACGACGCAACCGTCCGGGGCGTGCTGACCGGGTTCAGGCTCTTCGGGGCGGTGCTCGTGGTTCCGGTGATGGAGGAACTGTTCTGGCGCTCCTTCCTGATGCGCTACGTCATTTCCGACGACTTCCAGAAAGTTGCCGTGGGAACCTTTACCTGGCCCTCCCTGCTCATTGTCGCCGCGCTGTTCGCCTCCGCCCACCACCTGCTGATCGCCGGATTCATGGCCGGCGTGGCCTACGCCCTGCTCCTGTACCTGACCAGAAGCATCGCCCAGTGCGTCCTGGCCCACGGTCTGACCAACCTCCTGCTGGGGCTGTACGTGCTTGAAACCGGTTCCTGGTCCTTCTGGTAA
- a CDS encoding rubrerythrin family protein, which yields MSKTEDNLQQAFAGESMANRRYLAYASQAAKEGHPKVAKLFRAVAEAETIHAHNHLRILGEIKDTAENLREALGGEEFEFKEMYPEMIEQAQEEGNKQAERTFNFANEVEKIHAKLYQDALDKLGQDENADVTFHVCGVCGYTVEGEAPDTCPVCSAKKKMFFEVE from the coding sequence ATGAGCAAGACAGAAGACAATCTGCAGCAGGCGTTCGCGGGCGAATCCATGGCCAACCGCCGTTACCTGGCCTACGCCTCCCAAGCGGCCAAGGAAGGGCACCCCAAGGTGGCCAAGCTCTTCCGGGCCGTTGCCGAGGCCGAAACCATCCACGCCCACAACCATCTTCGCATCCTGGGCGAGATCAAGGACACCGCCGAGAATCTCAGGGAAGCCCTGGGCGGCGAGGAGTTCGAGTTCAAGGAAATGTACCCGGAGATGATCGAACAAGCCCAGGAAGAGGGCAACAAGCAAGCCGAGCGCACCTTCAACTTCGCCAACGAAGTGGAGAAAATCCACGCCAAGCTCTACCAGGACGCCCTGGACAAGCTCGGCCAGGATGAAAACGCCGACGTCACCTTCCACGTCTGCGGCGTCTGCGGCTACACCGTGGAAGGCGAAGCCCCCGACACCTGCCCCGTCTGCTCGGCCAAGAAGAAAATGTTCTTCGAGGTCGAGTAG
- a CDS encoding response regulator: MSKRVMIVEDEAVTAMFLEHELTQGGFEVPHVADTGRGAITYAEGNPLDAIIMDIRLKDDVDGIEAARVINRGIPVIYHSAYADDETITRARETNPADFLEKPAPPESILASLHRVFARQR, translated from the coding sequence ATGTCCAAGCGGGTGATGATAGTGGAGGACGAAGCGGTCACGGCCATGTTCCTGGAGCACGAGCTCACCCAGGGGGGATTCGAGGTCCCCCACGTGGCCGACACCGGGCGCGGCGCCATCACCTACGCCGAAGGGAACCCGCTGGACGCCATCATCATGGACATCCGCCTCAAGGACGACGTCGACGGCATCGAAGCCGCCCGCGTCATTAACCGGGGCATCCCGGTCATCTACCACTCCGCCTACGCCGACGACGAAACCATCACCCGCGCCCGCGAGACAAACCCAGCCGATTTCCTGGAAAAACCAGCCCCGCCCGAGTCCATCCTCGCTTCCCTGCACCGGGTATTCGCAAGGCAGCGGTAG
- a CDS encoding sensor histidine kinase, which translates to MGNSSPEAPDFLYRLRSVRVFLISLGFGLLFGFIDALADYFFFYPDDPLRGIFLTNVPAHEIWVRGLFLLFFIGFGAFAQWRVNSERRLRQELNERHREKEDLLREMNHRVKNNLQVVSGLVGLQAASNQQEAASRALRHVGMKLDSIAQAHKHFYRDDALRHLNLSDYLRDLLDRVVRANGRAPVESSFEGDDVRCSLDAAVPVGLILTELVGNALEHAFPESEAEGVISVRLEALDDGGFRLHVEDNGIGSTVYRNDNAPTGTGLRLARGLAKQIEAEFAVTADQGTRATLTLSGGETCPSG; encoded by the coding sequence ATGGGAAACTCTTCCCCTGAAGCCCCGGATTTTCTCTATCGATTGCGGAGCGTCCGCGTATTCCTCATCTCCCTGGGGTTCGGCCTGCTCTTCGGATTCATCGACGCCCTGGCGGATTATTTCTTCTTCTACCCGGACGACCCGCTGCGCGGCATCTTCCTGACCAACGTTCCCGCGCACGAAATCTGGGTGCGCGGCCTCTTCCTCCTTTTCTTCATCGGTTTCGGAGCGTTCGCCCAGTGGCGGGTGAACAGCGAACGGAGATTGCGGCAAGAGCTGAACGAGCGGCACCGCGAAAAGGAGGATCTGCTGCGGGAGATGAACCACCGGGTGAAAAACAACCTGCAGGTGGTCAGCGGCCTGGTTGGCCTGCAGGCGGCATCCAATCAACAGGAAGCGGCCTCCCGCGCCCTGCGCCACGTGGGCATGAAGCTGGACTCCATCGCCCAGGCGCACAAGCACTTCTACCGCGACGACGCCCTGCGCCACCTGAACCTCTCCGACTACCTGCGCGACCTCCTGGACCGCGTGGTCCGGGCCAATGGCCGCGCCCCCGTGGAATCCAGCTTCGAAGGGGACGACGTCCGCTGCTCCCTGGACGCGGCCGTGCCCGTGGGCCTCATCCTTACGGAACTGGTCGGCAACGCGCTGGAACACGCCTTCCCGGAATCCGAAGCGGAGGGAGTCATCTCCGTGCGTCTGGAAGCGCTTGACGACGGCGGGTTCCGCCTGCATGTTGAAGATAATGGAATCGGTTCAACCGTATACAGGAACGACAACGCCCCCACGGGAACCGGATTGCGGCTGGCGCGGGGACTGGCCAAGCAGATCGAGGCCGAATTCGCGGTAACAGCCGATCAGGGAACACGGGCCACGCTCACTCTATCAGGAGGGGAAACATGTCCAAGCGGGTGA
- a CDS encoding sulfide-dependent adenosine diphosphate thiazole synthase, with amino-acid sequence MRIEETHVSRLITRRYFEKFDDCLELDVAIVGGGPSGLTAAWKLAERGVKVALLERKLSIGGGMWGGGMCWNVLVVQEDSRHVLAEAGVSLTDEGEGYFTADAVEATTSLAAKACQAGTRIFNCLSVEDVRVRDVEGETRVDGLVINSSPVEMAGLHVDPLVIGCRYVMEATGHALEVLHTLVRKNGVRLDTPSGGIEGEKSMWAERAEATTPENTREIFPGVWVCGMAANASHGAYRMGPVFGGMLLSGEKAADAIATALGK; translated from the coding sequence ATGCGTATCGAGGAAACACACGTAAGCCGGCTCATCACCCGGCGCTACTTCGAGAAGTTCGACGACTGCCTGGAACTGGACGTGGCCATCGTGGGCGGCGGCCCGTCCGGCCTGACCGCTGCCTGGAAACTGGCCGAACGCGGGGTGAAGGTGGCCCTGCTGGAGCGCAAGCTGTCCATCGGCGGCGGCATGTGGGGCGGCGGCATGTGCTGGAACGTGCTGGTGGTCCAGGAGGACAGCCGCCACGTGCTGGCCGAGGCCGGGGTCTCCCTCACGGACGAGGGCGAGGGCTACTTCACCGCGGACGCGGTGGAGGCCACCACCTCCCTGGCGGCCAAGGCCTGCCAGGCCGGGACGCGCATCTTCAACTGCCTGAGCGTGGAGGACGTGCGCGTGCGTGACGTTGAGGGCGAGACCCGGGTGGACGGGCTGGTCATTAACTCCTCCCCGGTGGAGATGGCCGGATTGCACGTGGACCCGCTGGTCATCGGCTGCCGCTACGTGATGGAAGCCACCGGGCACGCCCTGGAGGTGCTGCACACCCTGGTGCGCAAGAACGGGGTGCGGCTGGACACGCCGTCCGGCGGCATCGAGGGCGAGAAGTCCATGTGGGCGGAGCGGGCCGAGGCCACCACGCCGGAGAACACGCGCGAGATATTCCCCGGCGTGTGGGTCTGCGGCATGGCCGCCAACGCCTCCCACGGGGCCTACCGCATGGGGCCGGTCTTCGGCGGCATGCTGCTTTCCGGTGAGAAGGCGGCCGACGCCATCGCAACCGCCCTGGGCAAGTAG
- a CDS encoding uracil-DNA glycosylase — protein MSRELESLARGIARCRACRLWETRTHAVPGEGPAEADIMLVGEGPGEAEDLSGRPFVGRTGEFLNRFLAERGIERSELFITSSVKCRPPSNRDPKPDEIETCREKWLLPQIEAIRPRVILLAGKAAVRSLAGWTGALGKAREMAFTVGGVPALATYHPTAAMRFPKPRAGLAEDIERARELAIG, from the coding sequence ATGAGCCGGGAGCTGGAGTCGCTGGCGCGGGGCATCGCCCGTTGCCGGGCCTGCCGGCTGTGGGAGACGCGCACCCACGCCGTGCCGGGCGAAGGCCCGGCCGAGGCGGACATCATGCTGGTGGGCGAAGGGCCGGGCGAGGCCGAGGACCTGTCCGGCCGCCCGTTCGTTGGCCGTACCGGGGAGTTCCTGAACCGCTTCCTGGCCGAACGGGGCATCGAGCGGAGTGAACTCTTCATCACATCCTCGGTGAAGTGCCGCCCGCCCAGCAACCGCGACCCCAAGCCGGACGAGATCGAAACCTGCCGCGAAAAGTGGCTGCTGCCGCAGATCGAGGCCATCCGGCCGCGCGTCATCCTGCTGGCGGGCAAGGCGGCGGTGCGCTCCCTGGCGGGCTGGACCGGGGCCTTGGGCAAAGCCCGTGAAATGGCCTTCACTGTTGGCGGCGTGCCCGCCCTGGCGACGTACCACCCCACAGCCGCCATGCGTTTTCCCAAGCCGCGCGCCGGGCTGGCCGAGGATATTGAGCGCGCCCGGGAGCTCGCCATTGGCTGA
- a CDS encoding SAM-dependent methyltransferase: MSGRVSEFFRELHTGLPRQGPGDDASTRKALSMLEELPRECRAVDMGCGPGAQTLVLAQELEGAVTAVDVHRPFLQELAERAERAGLSDRIDVVCGDMARPDLPRRSFDLVWSEGAAYVMGFGAALDLWKRLLKPGGYMALSELTWLSEEPPAEIRDYWEEAYPEMAHASDNLKSIRRAGMEPVGHFVLPSEAWWSGYYTPLETNLRTFKARHQEDPEALEAAQAVEEEIEQYRRFSSYYGYVFYLARLPRQ, translated from the coding sequence ATGTCCGGCAGGGTGTCGGAGTTCTTTCGCGAGCTGCATACTGGGTTGCCCCGCCAGGGGCCGGGTGACGACGCCAGCACCCGAAAGGCGCTTTCCATGCTGGAGGAGCTGCCCCGGGAGTGCCGGGCGGTGGACATGGGTTGCGGCCCGGGCGCGCAAACCCTGGTGCTGGCCCAGGAGCTTGAGGGCGCGGTCACGGCCGTGGACGTGCATCGTCCGTTTTTGCAGGAACTGGCGGAACGGGCGGAGCGTGCCGGCCTGAGCGACCGCATCGACGTGGTCTGCGGCGACATGGCCCGGCCGGATCTGCCGCGCCGCTCCTTCGACCTGGTCTGGAGCGAGGGCGCGGCCTACGTCATGGGCTTCGGCGCGGCTCTGGACCTGTGGAAGCGGCTGCTCAAGCCCGGCGGCTACATGGCCCTGAGCGAGCTGACTTGGCTGTCCGAGGAGCCCCCGGCGGAAATCCGCGACTACTGGGAAGAGGCCTACCCGGAGATGGCCCACGCCTCGGACAACCTGAAGTCCATCCGCCGCGCGGGCATGGAGCCGGTGGGGCACTTCGTGCTGCCCTCCGAGGCGTGGTGGTCCGGCTACTACACGCCGCTGGAGACCAACCTGCGGACCTTCAAGGCCCGCCACCAGGAGGACCCGGAGGCCCTGGAGGCCGCCCAGGCTGTGGAAGAGGAAATCGAACAGTACCGGCGATTCTCCTCCTACTACGGCTACGTGTTCTACTTGGCTAGGCTGCCCCGGCAATGA